In the Caenorhabditis elegans chromosome X genome, one interval contains:
- the col-174 gene encoding Nematode cuticle collagen N-terminal domain-containing protein (Confirmed by transcript evidence), translated as MTSSGSDDLKSLQEQANSLRKFAFYGVATSTIATLFSVISVPILYSVMQHMQSSMQSEVDFCRLRSGNIWRELSKTQILTQVAGGAIVRSRRQAGYSSGPLESAVESAPANVGGGGGGCCGCGVSPQGPPGVPGRDGDNGADGEAGAPGKDGPDGPAATPAPNYDWCFDCPPGPPGPAGSAGVKGPSGNPGAPGTDGPAGNKGGQGPPGNAGAPGANGNPGNAGTPGIPGKTIEVPAPAGPAGAPGPAGPPGTAGTPGSQGQPGKDGSPGDAGDNGTAGSPGHPGGEGPVGPDGARGPSGGCEHCPPPRTAPGY; from the exons ATGACTTCTTCGGGTTCAGATGATCTGAAAAGTCTTCAAGAGCAAGCAAATTCTCTGAGGaa GTTTGCATTCTATGGAGTAGCCACCTCTACAATTGCCACTTTGTTCTCTGTAATTTCCGTGCCAATTTTATACAGTGTTATGCAACATATGCAATCCTCAATGCAGTCTGAAGTTGATTTTTGTCGTCTTAGATCCGGTAACATTTGGAGAGAGCTTTCCAAAACTCAG ATCTTGACCCAAGTAGCTGGTGGCGCAATTGTCCGCTCTCGTCGTCAAGCTGGTTACAGTTCCGGTCCACTTGAAA GCGCTGTTGAATCTGCTCCTGCAAATGTAggaggtggtggaggtggtTGTTGTGGATGTGGAGTCTCTCCACAAGGACCACCCGGAGTTCCCGGAAGAGATGGAGATAATGGAGCTGACGGAGAAGCTGGTGCACCTGGAAAAGATGGACCAGACGGACCAGCTGCGACTCCTGCTCCAAACTATGACTG GTGCTTCGATTGCCCACCAGGCccaccaggaccagccggaAGCGCTGGGGTTAAGGGACCATCTGGTAACCCTGGAGCCCCAGGAACTGATGGTCCAGCTGGAAATAAAGGAGGCCAAGGACCACCTGGAAACGCCGGAGCTCCAGGTGCAAACGGAAATCCTGGAAATGCAGGAACGCCCGGAATTCCTGGTAAAACTATTGAGGTTCCTGCACCAGCAGGGCCAGCTGGAGCTCCAGGACCAGCAGGACCACCTGGAACCGCAGGAACACCGGGTTCACAAGGTCAGCCAGGAAAGGATGGATCTCCAGGAGACGCTGGAGACAATGGTACTGCTGGATCTCCAGGTCACCCTGGAGGAGAAGGTCCAGTGGGACCAGACGGTGCCAGAGGACCAAGTGGAGGATGTGAACATTGTCCACCACCAAGAACAGCTCCGGGATATTAG
- the F46C8.1 gene encoding uncharacterized protein (Confirmed by transcript evidence) gives MFQEKDVGQPKRWGCLVAVFVIMTVFNIAVVIVIRGLLDTEDEFDNPIIQGELRDDLTAFLGIFTMTFFLCCCGCFCCGCACCRWCFFQFPYGITKLWRAIPNLFVNNMDHFPIHRFKDQEETAPAEDHVANARGILSKKMDVKQSDRCAYENTGYVDIIEMERIPEPPRLILPPIAHGRHRSQSIDVSAIV, from the exons ATGTTCCAAGAAAAAGATGTTGGGCAACCTAAGCGTTGGGGATGTCTCGTTGCGGTTTTTGTGATT ATGACTGTTTTCAATATTGCTGTTGTCATTGTGATTCGAGGACTTTTAGACACAGAGGACGAATTTGACAATCCTATCATTCAag GAGAACTGCGCGATGATCTAACGGCTTTCCTTGGAATCTTCACAATGACTTTCTTTTTATGCTGTTGTGGATGTTTTTGTTGCGGATGTGCCTGCTGCAG atggTGCTTCTTCCAATTTCCGTATGGAATCACAAAACTTTGGCGAGCAATTCCCAATTTATTTGTCAATAATATGGACCACTTTCCAATTCATCGATTCAAGGATCAAG AAGAAACGGCGCCAGCCGAGGATCATGTGGCCAATGCTAGAGGTATTTTATCGAAGAAGATGGATGTGAAGCAATCGGATCGATGTGCTTATGAAAATACCGGTTATGTGGATATCATTGAG ATGGAACGAATTCCGGAGCCACCTCGTCTCATTTTGCCTCCGATTGCTCATGGTCGTCACCGCTCTCAAAGTATTGACGTTTCTGCTattgtttaa
- the F46C8.8 gene encoding uncharacterized protein (Confirmed by transcript evidence), with amino-acid sequence MWISFLVLLPAVIVAQNGEEAVENAENFRRLYGIASKIMELSGNIMNGNGGSEQEIRPRFQGVRSFTEDNSILSGGGSSSQNGIMAQMLQQYGGMLANAKFAQPTTTTTQAPAGFKAIIDSFLGTGNSRSAGGGADEYENLPPPPTPRPRPRQNLFGQFLGGGQAANSNALPSQQSSSQSAAGGNLLSLFGLMPTPAPTTTTTTEASPVQKIMNMFVPQERPQPEQSSSRGKLNFMEMFGLVKPTTTTTSAPPLRALFAPDKPYKGTAEDFDGIMNALLRTNAKPARQEPSSILSQFFGGKK; translated from the exons ATGTGGATATCTTTTTTAGTTCTGTTACCAGCTGTAATAGTAGCACAAAACGGAGAAGAAGCTGTCGAGaatgcagaaaatttcagaaggc TTTACggaattgcttcaaaaatcatGGAACTCAGTGGTAATATCATGAACGGAAATGGTGGAAGTGAACAGGAAATTCGTCCTCGCTTTCAAG GGGTTCGATCGTTCACTGAAGACAACAGTATCCTGAGTGGTGGAGGATCATCGTCACAGAATGGGATTATGGCGCAAATGTTACAACAGTACGGAG GAATGCTTGCCAATGCAAAGTTTGCCCAGCCGACAACTACAACGACGCAAGCGCCTGCAGGATTCAAGGCGATCATTGATTCTTTCCTAG GCACGGGCAACAGTAGATCAGCTGGCGGAGGTGCTGACGAATATGAAAACttaccaccaccaccaactcCACGACCACGACCACGTCAAAACCTGTTCGGACAGTTCCTTGGAGGAGGACAGGCAGCAAATTCCA ATGCGCTGCCGTCACAGCAATCATCCTCACAGTCTGCTGCCGGCGGAAACCTTTTGAGTCTTTTTG GATTGATGCCAACTCCAGCCCCAACAACGACCACAACCACTGAAGCAAGCcctgttcaaaaaattatgaatatgTTCG TTCCTCAAGAACGCCCACAGCCTGAACAATCGTCCAGCCGTGGGAAGTTGAACTTTATGGAAATGTTTGGATTGGTGAAGCCAACCACTACCACCACTTCAGCTCCACCTCTCCGAGCACTCTTTGCTCCAGATAAACCGTACAAGGGAACTGCTGAGGACTTTGATG gaatCATGAATGCTCTGCTTCGTACAAACGCTAAACCAGCTCGCCAAGAACCATCTTCTATTCTGTCTCAATTCTTCGgtggaaaaaaataa
- the PDB1.1 gene encoding Cation efflux protein cytoplasmic domain-containing protein (Confirmed by transcript evidence), with protein sequence MVSGFIIVTWFLTIREHIPYLIGRRADQEFINRITNISINHDQRIKALDTVHVYHFGEKFLVEVHAVFDEPAPLQMAHDVAESLQVKLEKLPFVERAFVHCDYKFDGDEHV encoded by the exons ATGGTCTCCGGTTTTATTATTGTGACGTGGTTCCTCACCATCAGGGAGCATATTCCGTACTTAATTGGAAGACGCGCAGACCAGGAGTTCATCAACAGAATCACAAAT ATCTCCATCAACCACGACCAACGCATCAAAGCACTAGACACTGTCCATGTCTACCactttggagaaaaatttctAGTGGAAGTGCATGCAGTCTTTGATGAACCAGCACCCCTTCAAATGGCGCACGATGTAGCTGAGAGTTTGCAAGTCAAGTTGGAGAAGCTGCCCTTTGTAGAGCGTGCCTTCGTACATTGCGACTATAAGTTTGATGGTGATGAACACGTCTGA
- the PDB1.1 gene encoding Cation efflux protein cytoplasmic domain-containing protein (Confirmed by transcript evidence), with protein sequence MLYNISSTIKKWRKQKKVSQFYENQNALLEAHKEDMQTLTEEESDKAAEKEKRDLVWDSRITTLTIILNVSLIIAKSIVAYFSGSLAILASVVDSFMDITSGVVVWYACYKIEKMNKEQYPVGMRKLEPLTVVIVGMIMLFANFIVLERATVQTIEDKLDPRVDLTTLIVLCTGTATKFCLFMICRVRKSAACLVLAIDQRNDCLTNIVALLGAWIGQNWWKYADPLGAFMVSGFIIVTWFLTIREHIPYLIGRRADQEFINRITNISINHDQRIKALDTVHVYHFGEKFLVEVHAVFDEPAPLQMAHDVAESLQVKLEKLPFVERAFVHCDYKFDGDEHV encoded by the exons ATGCTGTACAATATTTCCTCCACAATAAAAA aatGGCGCAAACAAAAGAAAGTATCCCAGTTCTATGAAAACCAAAATGCGCTCCTTGAAGCCCACAAAGAAGATATGCAAACCTTAACTGAAGAGGAGAGTGATAAAGCTGCTGAAAAGGAAAAACGGGACTTAGTTTGGGACTCAAGAATTACCACATTGACTATTATATTAAACGTTTCCCTGATCATTGCTAAATCGATCGTTGCATACTTCTCTGGGTCATTGGCTATTCTTGCGTCAGTCGTTGACAGCTTTATGGATATAACCTCTGGAGTTGTTGTCTGGTATGCTTGctacaaaattgagaaaatgaatAAGGAACAATATCCTGTTGGAATGAGAAA ACTCGAACCACTTACTGTGGTGATTGTTGGCATGATAATGCTTTTTGCCAACTTCATCGTTTTGGAAAGAGCAACAGTTCAGACAATAGAAGACAAGCTTGACCCGCGAGTTGATCTGACAACACTGATTGTACTTTGCACTGGAACTGCCACCAAATTCTGTCTTTTCATGATTTGCAGAGTTAGAAAATCAGCGGCATGCCTCGTTCTCGCCATAGATCAA CGAAATGATTGCCTAACGAACATTGTTGCATTACTAGGCGCTTGGATTGGACAAAACTGGTGGAAATACGCGGATCCTCTTGGAGCATTTATGGTCTCCGGTTTTATTATTGTGACGTGGTTCCTCACCATCAGGGAGCATATTCCGTACTTAATTGGAAGACGCGCAGACCAGGAGTTCATCAACAGAATCACAAAT ATCTCCATCAACCACGACCAACGCATCAAAGCACTAGACACTGTCCATGTCTACCactttggagaaaaatttctAGTGGAAGTGCATGCAGTCTTTGATGAACCAGCACCCCTTCAAATGGCGCACGATGTAGCTGAGAGTTTGCAAGTCAAGTTGGAGAAGCTGCCCTTTGTAGAGCGTGCCTTCGTACATTGCGACTATAAGTTTGATGGTGATGAACACGTCTGA
- the PDB1.1 gene encoding Cation efflux protein cytoplasmic domain-containing protein (Confirmed by transcript evidence) → MQTLTEEESDKAAEKEKRDLVWDSRITTLTIILNVSLIIAKSIVAYFSGSLAILASVVDSFMDITSGVVVWYACYKIEKMNKEQYPVGMRKLEPLTVVIVGMIMLFANFIVLERATVQTIEDKLDPRVDLTTLIVLCTGTATKFCLFMICRVRKSAACLVLAIDQRNDCLTNIVALLGAWIGQNWWKYADPLGAFMVSGFIIVTWFLTIREHIPYLIGRRADQEFINRITNISINHDQRIKALDTVHVYHFGEKFLVEVHAVFDEPAPLQMAHDVAESLQVKLEKLPFVERAFVHCDYKFDGDEHV, encoded by the exons ATGCAAACCTTAACTGAAGAGGAGAGTGATAAAGCTGCTGAAAAGGAAAAACGGGACTTAGTTTGGGACTCAAGAATTACCACATTGACTATTATATTAAACGTTTCCCTGATCATTGCTAAATCGATCGTTGCATACTTCTCTGGGTCATTGGCTATTCTTGCGTCAGTCGTTGACAGCTTTATGGATATAACCTCTGGAGTTGTTGTCTGGTATGCTTGctacaaaattgagaaaatgaatAAGGAACAATATCCTGTTGGAATGAGAAA ACTCGAACCACTTACTGTGGTGATTGTTGGCATGATAATGCTTTTTGCCAACTTCATCGTTTTGGAAAGAGCAACAGTTCAGACAATAGAAGACAAGCTTGACCCGCGAGTTGATCTGACAACACTGATTGTACTTTGCACTGGAACTGCCACCAAATTCTGTCTTTTCATGATTTGCAGAGTTAGAAAATCAGCGGCATGCCTCGTTCTCGCCATAGATCAA CGAAATGATTGCCTAACGAACATTGTTGCATTACTAGGCGCTTGGATTGGACAAAACTGGTGGAAATACGCGGATCCTCTTGGAGCATTTATGGTCTCCGGTTTTATTATTGTGACGTGGTTCCTCACCATCAGGGAGCATATTCCGTACTTAATTGGAAGACGCGCAGACCAGGAGTTCATCAACAGAATCACAAAT ATCTCCATCAACCACGACCAACGCATCAAAGCACTAGACACTGTCCATGTCTACCactttggagaaaaatttctAGTGGAAGTGCATGCAGTCTTTGATGAACCAGCACCCCTTCAAATGGCGCACGATGTAGCTGAGAGTTTGCAAGTCAAGTTGGAGAAGCTGCCCTTTGTAGAGCGTGCCTTCGTACATTGCGACTATAAGTTTGATGGTGATGAACACGTCTGA
- the F08C6.5 gene encoding uncharacterized protein (Confirmed by transcript evidence): MNSALNDAEQDIEKSLQNEDNLLLDYRCCCKSIKIKKGAYAVAVVYTCIIISNLCMRVIKSEEVKWSWQVLFLASDSIAVISLFYGITRQHAAFLQPFTVLSILTVSFCLLLSFFYLSAVIDPSSYAAEQIEIVLADKVQYFADLLNTTPKAVIITTGAIGSLVYACTFFLHSWFMFIVVRTAQYFRAITSI, encoded by the exons ATGAATTCTGCACTGAACGATGCTGAACAAGACATTGAGAAGAGTCTGCAAAATGAAGACAATCTTTTATTAGACTACAGATGTTGCTGTAAAAGTATCAAAATAAAG AAAGGAGCATATGCGGTTGCGGTGGTTTACACCTGcattattatttcaaatttatgtaTGAGAGTAATCAAATCCGAGGAA gtgaaatGGTCTTGGCAAGTATTGTTTTTGGCCAGTGATTCCATAGCGGTTATCAGTTTATTCTACGGGATAACGAGGCAACATGCGGCTTTTTTGCAACCATTCACTGTTCTCAGT aTTCTGACCGTATCATTTTGCCTGCTGCTTTCTTTCTTCTATCTCTCAGCAGTGATTGACCCAAGTTCTTACGCAGCTGAGCAGATCGAAATTGTTCTTGCCGATAAGGTGCAGTATTTTGCTGATCTTCTGAACACGACCCCAAAAGCAG TAATAATAACGACTGGTGCAATTGGATCGCTAGTCTACGCATGCACATTTTTCCTTCACAGCTGGTTTATGTTTATTGTGGTTCGAACGGCACAGTACTTCCGTGCCATCACTAGTATTTGA
- the sto-1 gene encoding Band 7 domain-containing protein (Confirmed by transcript evidence), translating to MQPSETVEMQEMAQPSGQQRDVEARVQSAPANHSHDAGCTEMFCIAMSYVLIFLTFPVSVFMCIKIVQEYQRAVVFRLGRLVPDVKGPGIFFIIPCIDTFLNIDLRVASYNVPSQEILSRDSVTVSVDAVVYFKVFDPITSVVGVGNATDSTKLLAQTTLRTILGTHTLSEILSDREKISADMKISLDEATEPWGIKVERVELRDVRLPSQMQRAMAAEAEATRDAGAKIIAAEGELRASAALAEAATIISKSEGAMQLRYLHTLNAISSEKTSTIIFPFPMEILGGISKFQPPHLPQEADSDSKQRKMSYSFVKKQNKDQLEAY from the exons ATGCAGCCCTCAGAAACAGTTGAGATGCAGGAAATGGCTCAACCTTCCGGCCAGCAGCGCGATGTCGAAGCGAGAGTTCAATCGGCCCCAgcaa ACCATTCTCATGATGCTGGATGCACCGAGATGTTTTGCATTGCAATGTCCTACGTCCTTATCTTCCTCACGTTCCCCGTCTCTGTATTCATGTGCATAAAG attgTTCAGGAATACCAACGTGCTGTAGTTTTCCGTTTGGGACGTCTTGTTCCTGACGTCAAAGGTCCCGGAATCTTCTTCATCATACCTTGTATTGATACTTTCTTGAATATCGATCTGCGTGTGGCATCGTACAATGTCCCTTCACAAGAG ATTCTGTCTCGCGATTCGGTTACCGTTTCTGTTGACGCAGTTGTCTACTTCAAGGTGTTTGACCCAATCACTTCG gtcGTCGGAGTTGGCAATGCGACCGACTCTACCAAACTTTTGGCTCAAACCACCCTCCGTACAATTCTCGGTACCCATACCCTTTCAGAAATTCTATCCGACCGTGAGAAAATCTCCGCCGACATGAAAATCTCGCTCGATGAAGCTACAGAGCCATGGGGAATCAAGGTTGAACGTGTCGAGCTTCGCGATGTCCGTCTTCCATCTCAAATGCAACGTGCTATGGCTGCTGAAGCCGAGGCTACTCGTGATGCTGGAGCAAAG attatcGCTGCCGAAGGAGAATTAAGAGCATCTGCCGCTCTTGCTGAAGCCGCCACCATCATTTCAAAAAGCGAGGGAGCCATGCAGCTTCGATATCTGCACACACTCAATGCTATCAG ttccgaGAAAACCAGCACAATCATCTTCCCGTTCCCAATGGAGATTCTCGGAGGAATCAGCAAG TTCCAGCCACCGCATCTTCCTCAGGAAGCCGACTCTGATTCCAAGCAACGCAAAATGAGCTACAGTTTcgtcaaaaaacaaaacaaggaTCAACTCGAAGCATATTGA
- the sto-1 gene encoding Stomatin-1 (Confirmed by transcript evidence): MQPSETVEMQEMAQPSGQQRDVEARVQSAPANHSHDAGCTEMFCIAMSYVLIFLTFPVSVFMCIKIVQEYQRAVVFRLGRLVPDVKGPGIFFIIPCIDTFLNIDLRVASYNVPSQEILSRDSVTVSVDAVVYFKVFDPITSVVGVGNATDSTKLLAQTTLRTILGTHTLSEILSDREKISADMKISLDEATEPWGIKVERVELRDVRLPSQMQRAMAAEAEATRDAGAKIIAAEGELRASAALAEAATIISKSEGAMQLRYLHTLNAISSEKTSTIIFPFPMEILGGISKVGSGGTSQNFPVQEMMNAALQSIQRQDTVPATASSSGSRL, from the exons ATGCAGCCCTCAGAAACAGTTGAGATGCAGGAAATGGCTCAACCTTCCGGCCAGCAGCGCGATGTCGAAGCGAGAGTTCAATCGGCCCCAgcaa ACCATTCTCATGATGCTGGATGCACCGAGATGTTTTGCATTGCAATGTCCTACGTCCTTATCTTCCTCACGTTCCCCGTCTCTGTATTCATGTGCATAAAG attgTTCAGGAATACCAACGTGCTGTAGTTTTCCGTTTGGGACGTCTTGTTCCTGACGTCAAAGGTCCCGGAATCTTCTTCATCATACCTTGTATTGATACTTTCTTGAATATCGATCTGCGTGTGGCATCGTACAATGTCCCTTCACAAGAG ATTCTGTCTCGCGATTCGGTTACCGTTTCTGTTGACGCAGTTGTCTACTTCAAGGTGTTTGACCCAATCACTTCG gtcGTCGGAGTTGGCAATGCGACCGACTCTACCAAACTTTTGGCTCAAACCACCCTCCGTACAATTCTCGGTACCCATACCCTTTCAGAAATTCTATCCGACCGTGAGAAAATCTCCGCCGACATGAAAATCTCGCTCGATGAAGCTACAGAGCCATGGGGAATCAAGGTTGAACGTGTCGAGCTTCGCGATGTCCGTCTTCCATCTCAAATGCAACGTGCTATGGCTGCTGAAGCCGAGGCTACTCGTGATGCTGGAGCAAAG attatcGCTGCCGAAGGAGAATTAAGAGCATCTGCCGCTCTTGCTGAAGCCGCCACCATCATTTCAAAAAGCGAGGGAGCCATGCAGCTTCGATATCTGCACACACTCAATGCTATCAG ttccgaGAAAACCAGCACAATCATCTTCCCGTTCCCAATGGAGATTCTCGGAGGAATCAGCAAGGTTGGTTCAGGAGGCACATCTCAGAACTTTCCAGTTCAAGAAATGATGAATGCCGCCCTTCAATCCATTCAACGTCAGGATACAGTTCCAGCCACCGCATCTTCCTCAGGAAGCCGACTCTGA
- the vps-52 gene encoding Vacuolar protein sorting-associated protein 52 homolog (Partially confirmed by transcript evidence) codes for MPRTRVNLQKSEANDRSFTISSLEFCLSQLRKADPNLVKKAIASGDGLTESKNDVSTRLSEAHRYSVQQCLDNSEQLAQLHNQLVHCDNVFERLQATLYSFQDNLGSIGQDMKNLQLQSHHIHQELENRQKVRVELSQFVDDIAVSQTMMKTINDTDANDRGFLEALHELHHKITLILQRGNGDAVAVNDTMPILEGLKLKAVVKVREWLLQKMFQFRKPLSNYQVFQHQLLKCRFFYEFLLHHDLISAKELQDEYIDTISKMFFTYFKAYATRLFKLAMKDVATKEDALGSIDFAKPAGLGAIFSSKQHVVRNKATVFSIGQRHQILSDDFLGALIVPHAATQNHQSYQFEALFRSIQLAFVDHYSHEYLFITDFFLVSNDEAIELHNKAMARAMSVVLKSCEEQIALSWDAISLHLCICLCDKFTEVLAEREVPEVSDYWNTVTSFLWTRLNLVMSQHYESVKSVDLKKLMHSGSLDARPHFIVRRYAELTSAHLMIAKASGKEMGAKMEAVLENSEDSIEQLLTRMSAMQQTQKNKHVFLINNYDLILSIIDNEESKHTKIYAIVHELEQKSIDDFVEEMLEPHIGYMIKFVNECESLIVQGHTQLLVRYNDKVGTVVANFNAKWRPAVDSINSECIQLFTNFSLGTTILQTIFTKYVQYINRFTKILSHDVFAKNPVCSQLVNVHQVMLEIKRFKPAY; via the exons ATGCCTCGAACACGTGTCAACTTGCAAAAATCCGAGGCAAATGACCGTAGTTTCACAATATCGTCGCTAGAATTTTGTTTATCGCAATTGCGAAAAGCAGATCcgaatttggtgaaaaaagcAATTGCTTCTGGTGACGGACTAACCGAGTCGAAAA aCGACGTCAGCACGCGGCTATCGGAGGCACATCGTTATTCTGTTCAACAGTGTCTTGATAACTCTGAGCAGTTGGCTCAACTCCATAATCAACTTGTGCATTGTgataatgtttttgaa cGCTTGCAAGCAACATTGTACAGTTTTCAAGACAATCTAGGATCAATTGGGCAggatatgaaaaatttgcagcTACAGTCGCATCATATTCATCaa GAActggaaaaccggcaaaaagtTAGAGTCGAGCTGAGCCAATTTGTAGACGATATTGCTGTTTCTCAAACGATGATGAAAACTATCAACGACACTGATGCAAATGACAGGGGTTTTTTGGAAGCGCTCCACGAGTTACACCACAAAATAACCTTAATTTTGCAAAGGGGAAATGGAGATGCGGTAGCGGTAAACGACACTATGCCGATTTTGGAAGGACTAAAGCTTAAG gcggTTGTAAAAGTGAGGGAATGGTTGCTTCAGAAAATGTTCCAATTCCGTAAACCTCTGTCCAACTACCAAGTTTTTCAACACCAGCTTCTCAAATGCCGATTTTTCTACGAATTCCTGTTGCACCATGACTTGATCTCTGCCAAGGAACTTCAAGACGAGTACATTGACACCATCAGCAAGATGTTCTTCACGTATTTCAAAGCATACGCCACACGCCTGTTCAAACTTGCG ATGAAAGACGTGGCCACCAAAGAAGACGCTTTGGGAAGTATTGATTTTGCAAAACCCGCTGGATTAGGCGCAATTTTCTCGTCGAAACAACACGTTGTTCGGAATAAGGCAACCGTTTTTTCGATTGGGCAACGACATCAAATTCTCTCTGACGACTTTTTAGGAGCCTTGATTGTTCCCCACGCAGCTACGCAGAACCATCAATCG tatCAATTTGAAGCACTATTTCGTTCTATTCAACTGGCATTTGTCGATCACTACAGCCATGAGTACCTCTTTATTACCGACTTTTTCCTTGTCAGCAATGATGAAGCCATTGAACTGCATAACAAG GCTATGGCTCGAGCAATGTCAGTTGTGCTCAAAAGCTGCGAGGAGCAAATCGCCCTTAGTTGGGACGCCATCAGTCTTCATCTGTGCATTTGTCTATGTGACAAGTTTACCGAAGTGCTCGCCGAGAGAGAGGTACCAGAAGTTAGCGATTATTGGAATACTGTCACAAGCTTCCTTTGGACCCGCCTCAATTTGGTCATGTCTCAACACTACGAAAGTGTCAAATCTGTTGATTTGAAGAAGTTGATGCATAGCGGTTCACTTGATGCAAGACCGCATTTC ATAGTCCGACGGTACGCCGAACTGACAAGTGCACATTTGATGATAGCAAAAGCAAGTGGAAAGGAAATGGGTGCAAAGATGGAAGCTGTCTTGGAGAACAGTGAAGACTCTATTGAACAACTATTGACTCGAATGTCAGCTATGCAGCAAACTCAGAAAAATAAGCACGTCTTTCTGATTAACAATTACGATCTTATTCTTTCGATTATCGATAACGAGGAAAGCAAGCATACAAAGATTTATGCAATTGTCCATGAGCttgaacaaaaaagtattgatGATTTTGTTGAAGAGATGCTAGAGCCACATATTGGGTACATGATTAAATTTGTCAACGAGTGTGAATCTCTGATTGTTCAAGGTCATACACAACTCTTAGTTCGATATAATG acaaagtTGGAACGGTGGTAGCAAACTTCAATGCAAAGTGGAGACCTGCAGTGGACAGTATTAATTCAGAATGCATACAACTTTTCACTAACTTCAGCCTGGGAACCACCATTTTACAg ACAATCTTCACAAAGTACGTTCAGTATATCAATAGATTCACAAAGATTCTGTCCC